Proteins encoded by one window of Anaerosalibacter sp. Marseille-P3206:
- the pcp gene encoding pyroglutamyl-peptidase I, translated as MKILVTGFDPFGGEKVNPAYEAVKLLPKQIKGAEIIAIEIPTVFDRGPEAVKAAMKKYQPDAVLNVGQAGGRCGMTVEKVAINYVEASIPDNDGNQPSDQMLKEDGETAYFTTLPIKAMVENMRKNGIPSSISYTAGTYVCNTVMYTTLYSISKEFPGVIGGFIHVPFEMGQVLDKPKMPSMPVETIAKGLEYAIEAIVEFKEKDLDVNLGGTIQ; from the coding sequence ATGAAAATATTGGTAACTGGATTTGACCCATTTGGCGGTGAAAAGGTAAATCCTGCTTATGAAGCAGTAAAATTACTTCCAAAACAAATCAAAGGAGCAGAAATAATAGCAATAGAAATTCCTACAGTATTTGACAGAGGTCCGGAAGCGGTAAAAGCTGCTATGAAAAAATATCAACCTGATGCAGTACTCAATGTAGGACAGGCTGGTGGTAGATGTGGAATGACTGTAGAAAAAGTAGCTATTAACTATGTAGAAGCGAGTATTCCTGACAATGATGGTAATCAGCCATCAGATCAGATGCTTAAAGAAGATGGTGAAACTGCTTATTTTACAACCCTTCCTATTAAGGCAATGGTTGAGAATATGAGGAAAAATGGTATACCTTCATCTATTTCATATACTGCAGGAACTTATGTATGTAATACAGTAATGTATACTACATTATATAGTATTAGCAAAGAATTTCCTGGAGTGATAGGTGGATTTATTCATGTACCATTTGAGATGGGTCAAGTCCTTGATAAACCTAAAATGCCTTCTATGCCTGTTGAGACAATAGCTAAAGGTCTTGAATATGCTATAGAAGCAATTGTTGAATTCAAGGAAAAAGATTTAGATGTCAATTTAGGTGGAACTATACAATAG
- a CDS encoding universal stress protein UspA translates to MKNKNVMVCVTQQKTCERLIVSGYSMLNQNTDKLFVIHVVNEKDNFLNNDSDGEALEYLFNVSKKVGADLTVLRSKDVINAMEEFAKKNDITHILMGASPDADIMENQNITLRLKKNLSKVEFIIL, encoded by the coding sequence ATGAAGAATAAAAATGTTATGGTTTGTGTAACGCAACAGAAAACTTGCGAAAGATTAATTGTTAGTGGGTACAGTATGTTAAATCAAAATACTGATAAGTTATTTGTAATACATGTAGTAAATGAAAAGGATAATTTTTTAAACAATGACAGTGATGGAGAAGCTTTAGAGTACTTATTTAATGTATCTAAGAAAGTAGGAGCTGATTTAACTGTTTTAAGGTCAAAAGATGTAATTAATGCTATGGAGGAATTTGCAAAGAAAAATGATATTACTCACATATTAATGGGAGCTTCGCCAGATGCTGACATAATGGAAAACCAGAACATAACTCTAAGATTAAAAAAGAATTTGTCAAAAGTAGAATTTATTATATTATAA
- a CDS encoding TetR/AcrR family transcriptional regulator, translated as MLANVKMTKVREKLLNTALELFLDKGYDNTTVNEIIKKSKTSKGSFYHHFRGKEELLFCVAYKFDEVYDDWLKTEDSTKSALQRLKDFNVFVCNNLENSPYKVFYSDLYGMQVRTQFERHILNPDRLYYKLVNRLFKEAIENGEITTNRSYSELGKIYTSIQRGLTYDWCLNKWSYSLTDRSKQIINAYLDSLKQI; from the coding sequence ATGCTAGCAAATGTTAAAATGACAAAAGTTCGTGAAAAACTCCTTAATACTGCATTGGAGCTTTTTCTAGATAAAGGATATGATAATACAACCGTTAATGAAATAATCAAAAAATCAAAAACCTCTAAAGGCTCTTTCTATCATCACTTTAGAGGTAAAGAAGAATTGTTATTTTGTGTAGCATATAAATTCGATGAAGTCTATGATGACTGGCTTAAAACTGAAGATAGTACAAAAAGCGCATTACAAAGATTAAAGGATTTTAACGTATTTGTGTGTAATAATCTTGAGAATTCTCCATATAAAGTATTTTACTCTGATTTATATGGTATGCAAGTAAGAACTCAATTTGAAAGACATATCTTAAATCCTGACAGATTATATTACAAACTAGTTAATCGTTTATTCAAAGAAGCTATTGAAAACGGAGAGATTACTACTAATCGTTCATACTCTGAATTAGGGAAAATATATACATCTATTCAAAGAGGCCTCACTTATGACTGGTGTTTAAACAAGTGGAGCTACTCTCTAACTGACAGATCAAAGCAAATAATCAATGCTTATCTCGATTCTCTAAAACAAATTTAG
- a CDS encoding DUF979 domain-containing protein — MSFFTSVDVTLGDKLLEILYMICGIICLYAAFKNLKDKENPSRMGTFIFWFLFGVLMSFGRFIGNLPNGNVINGIIVLVMMLPAILKKVKPGHSNVATPEQQVADFNKIGMKIFVPALGIGLFALIFAFIPGISSLVGMGVGVIIGIILLTIFNSKNTVKTYFDDSERFLSIIGPICLLPCLLGVLGSIFTVAGVGDVISALVGKIIPEGNLAVGIIVYAIGMMLFTMIMGNAFAAITVMTVGIGGPFVFALGADPVLCGMLALTCGYCGTLCTPMAANFNVVPVAILEMNDKWGVIKKQIVPALALIVFQIAYMLMFGM; from the coding sequence ATGTCATTTTTTACAAGTGTAGATGTAACTTTAGGTGATAAGTTACTTGAAATATTATATATGATTTGCGGTATTATCTGTTTATATGCTGCATTCAAAAATTTAAAAGATAAAGAAAATCCTTCAAGAATGGGTACTTTTATTTTTTGGTTTCTATTTGGTGTTCTTATGTCATTTGGAAGATTTATAGGTAATTTGCCAAATGGTAATGTTATTAACGGTATCATAGTTCTTGTGATGATGCTTCCTGCTATATTGAAGAAGGTTAAGCCAGGACATTCTAATGTAGCTACTCCAGAACAACAAGTTGCTGATTTCAATAAAATAGGAATGAAAATATTCGTGCCAGCTCTTGGTATAGGTTTATTTGCTTTAATTTTTGCATTTATTCCTGGTATTAGTTCACTTGTTGGTATGGGTGTTGGTGTTATAATAGGTATAATTTTGCTTACTATATTTAATAGTAAAAATACAGTTAAAACTTATTTTGATGATTCAGAGAGGTTTCTTTCTATAATTGGACCTATTTGTTTACTTCCATGTTTGCTTGGAGTGTTAGGTAGTATATTTACTGTAGCAGGTGTTGGTGATGTTATTTCAGCTTTAGTTGGTAAGATTATACCTGAAGGAAATTTAGCAGTAGGTATTATTGTATACGCTATAGGTATGATGCTCTTTACTATGATTATGGGTAATGCTTTTGCAGCTATCACTGTTATGACAGTTGGTATAGGTGGACCTTTCGTATTTGCATTAGGGGCTGATCCTGTTCTCTGTGGAATGCTTGCATTAACTTGTGGTTATTGTGGTACTTTATGTACTCCAATGGCAGCGAACTTTAACGTTGTGCCAGTTGCTATTTTGGAAATGAACGATAAGTGGGGTGTTATCAAGAAACAAATTGTGCCTGCATTAGCACTTATTGTATTCCAGATTGCTTATATGTTAATGTTTGGAATGTAG
- a CDS encoding response regulator, whose protein sequence is MMSTKILIVDDEKVFVKGLRYSLEQDQYVIDTAYDGYEALEKSKKKQFDLIILDLMLPGIDGLEVCQKIRQDSQVPIIMLTAKGEDINKILGLEYGADDYLTKPFNILELKARIKAILRRANMRSTKITDQVIQIDDFTINPLGRKLTVRGNEVNLTAKEFDLLLLLASNPGKVFTREELLETIWGYEYFGDLRTVDVHIRRLREKIERDSSQAEYILTKWGVGYYFRSRPQ, encoded by the coding sequence ATTATGAGCACCAAAATATTAATTGTAGACGATGAGAAAGTCTTTGTAAAAGGTTTAAGGTACAGCTTAGAGCAAGATCAATATGTTATTGATACAGCTTATGATGGGTATGAAGCCTTAGAAAAGTCTAAAAAAAAGCAATTTGATTTAATTATTTTAGACTTAATGTTACCAGGAATTGATGGCTTAGAAGTTTGTCAAAAGATAAGACAAGATTCTCAAGTGCCTATTATAATGTTAACAGCAAAAGGAGAAGATATAAATAAGATATTAGGTCTTGAATATGGAGCTGACGATTACTTAACTAAACCTTTTAATATTTTGGAATTGAAAGCAAGAATTAAAGCTATACTTAGAAGGGCAAATATGAGAAGTACTAAAATTACTGATCAAGTAATTCAAATCGATGATTTTACTATAAATCCTTTGGGTAGAAAGCTGACAGTTAGAGGCAATGAAGTCAATTTGACTGCGAAAGAGTTTGATTTATTATTGTTATTGGCTTCTAATCCAGGAAAAGTGTTTACTAGAGAGGAATTATTAGAAACTATATGGGGATATGAATATTTTGGCGATCTAAGAACAGTAGATGTTCATATAAGAAGGCTGAGGGAAAAAATCGAAAGAGATTCCAGTCAAGCTGAATATATTCTTACTAAATGGGGAGTTGGTTACTATTTTAGGAGTAGGCCTCAATAA
- a CDS encoding sensor histidine kinase, with protein sequence MLKMYIDQREKDIFIKANIISNRMRYQLDSNTMNEALTRVAIKEYSKEINSRIIIVDDKHVVRGDSKNIFIGDVFNHDEINSALKGKNSSNIYRFENIGHIMYIAVPIVFDGKIIGATLISTSINDIYREVKQLSRKIDLISGISMLVTGLIAFLFAGVIFKPLEDLKGAIKMATRGQLEERVNIKTNDEFKEVGDAFNMMILRLEQVDTQRKDFVANVSHELKTPLTSIKILAESLINQENFDVDIYKEFLKDIDSEVDRLNNIITDLLSLVDLDKEKITLEYKPTYINFLLEKIYLRLKPMAEKKNVNLKLVLNEKIQISIDGEKIQQAIINIIENAIKYTPSGGVVELRLYNKSKESIIEIKDNGIGIPEENIPNIFERFYRVDKARSRDTGGTGLGLSISWQIVTLHQGTIEVESVVGLGSTFYIKLPNNS encoded by the coding sequence ATGCTAAAGATGTATATAGATCAAAGAGAAAAGGATATTTTTATTAAAGCAAATATTATTTCTAATAGAATGAGATATCAATTAGATTCTAATACAATGAATGAAGCTTTAACAAGAGTAGCAATAAAGGAATATAGTAAAGAGATTAATTCAAGAATTATTATAGTTGATGATAAGCATGTAGTTCGAGGCGATTCAAAGAATATTTTTATTGGTGATGTTTTTAATCATGATGAAATAAACAGTGCGTTAAAAGGTAAAAACAGTAGCAATATTTACAGATTTGAAAATATTGGTCATATTATGTATATAGCTGTGCCAATTGTATTTGATGGAAAGATTATAGGGGCTACACTTATTTCTACATCCATAAACGATATCTATAGAGAAGTAAAGCAGCTATCTAGGAAAATAGATTTAATTTCAGGAATCAGTATGTTAGTCACAGGTTTAATAGCTTTTTTATTTGCTGGGGTTATTTTTAAGCCTTTAGAAGATTTAAAGGGTGCAATAAAAATGGCAACTAGGGGACAGCTAGAGGAAAGGGTTAATATAAAAACAAATGATGAATTTAAAGAAGTAGGGGACGCATTTAATATGATGATATTGCGCTTAGAACAGGTAGATACTCAGAGAAAAGATTTTGTTGCAAATGTTTCTCATGAACTTAAGACTCCATTAACTTCTATAAAGATTCTAGCCGAATCTTTAATTAACCAAGAAAATTTTGATGTTGATATTTATAAGGAATTTTTAAAGGATATTGATTCTGAAGTAGATAGGTTAAATAATATCATTACTGATTTACTTTCTCTTGTAGATTTGGATAAAGAAAAAATCACATTAGAATATAAACCTACGTATATAAATTTTTTACTTGAAAAGATTTATTTAAGGCTAAAACCTATGGCAGAAAAGAAGAATGTCAATCTTAAATTGGTATTAAATGAAAAAATACAAATTAGTATTGATGGAGAAAAAATACAACAAGCTATTATAAATATAATAGAAAATGCAATAAAATACACCCCATCTGGTGGAGTAGTGGAACTTAGATTGTATAATAAAAGTAAAGAGTCCATTATAGAAATTAAAGATAATGGAATTGGGATACCAGAGGAAAATATACCTAATATATTTGAACGATTTTATAGAGTAGATAAAGCTAGATCTAGAGATACTGGTGGTACAGGATTAGGGCTTTCAATTTCATGGCAAATAGTAACTCTACATCAGGGAACTATTGAAGTAGAAAGCGTAGTGGGTTTAGGTAGCACATTTTACATAAAACTACCTAATAATTCTTAA
- a CDS encoding GerMN domain-containing protein: MHKKILFLFIIILICSFSVGCDKYDVIDENSNNFPPINPLPDDKLELILYYPNASMEYLVPEFRAVPKKSEDVEIIAINELLEGTKSKNLVNIIPANTKVHTLYVTDNIAYVSFSKELIDNNYTEKEEALIIYSIVNTLTSLPNIDEVQILIDSKAEDVLCNHYSIKEPLNFSDMIVIKDYISPISIINEYYSFIIDENFDKAMDMLDLGDIEKIRYNTSKAYIVDEFKGTNKFVINNYVINKYEEELIINLSVIFTYEKNNVKSSNKSISLKYDGNTFLIKGLEN; the protein is encoded by the coding sequence ATGCATAAGAAAATTTTATTTCTATTTATAATTATTTTAATATGCTCTTTTTCAGTTGGGTGTGATAAATATGATGTAATAGATGAGAATAGCAATAATTTTCCTCCAATCAATCCTCTACCAGATGATAAATTAGAATTAATACTTTATTATCCCAATGCATCTATGGAATACTTAGTTCCAGAATTCAGGGCAGTTCCCAAGAAAAGTGAAGATGTTGAAATAATAGCTATTAATGAGTTATTAGAAGGTACTAAAAGTAAAAACTTAGTTAATATTATTCCTGCTAATACTAAAGTTCACACCTTGTATGTAACAGACAATATAGCCTATGTTAGTTTTTCAAAAGAATTAATAGATAATAACTACACAGAAAAGGAAGAAGCTTTAATTATATATTCTATAGTTAACACATTGACGAGTTTGCCAAATATAGACGAAGTACAAATATTGATAGATAGTAAAGCAGAAGATGTATTATGTAACCATTATAGTATTAAGGAACCATTAAATTTTAGTGATATGATTGTTATAAAAGATTATATAAGTCCTATCTCTATAATCAATGAATATTACAGTTTTATAATTGACGAAAATTTTGATAAGGCCATGGATATGTTAGATTTAGGTGATATAGAGAAAATTAGATATAATACATCCAAAGCGTATATTGTTGATGAATTTAAGGGTACAAATAAGTTCGTTATAAACAATTATGTAATTAATAAATATGAAGAAGAGTTAATTATAAACTTGTCTGTTATTTTTACTTATGAAAAAAATAATGTGAAGTCTTCCAATAAATCTATTAGTTTAAAATATGATGGCAATACTTTTTTGATAAAGGGACTAGAAAATTAA
- a CDS encoding 5-oxoproline transporter, DUF969 family subunit, translated as MNYLVLLGVLVVIVGFALKLDSILIIAVAAIVTAITGGMGIVEFLDVFGATFVGSRYMNVFLIVLLLTGTLERNGLRHAAAKLIGKVKGATPAHVLGVYSVLRGILGAFNVGLGGVAGFTRPVLMPMCQASIETKGYKANEEHMDHVKGMASGVENIVWFFTQVLFIGGSGGLLVKGAMESIGYNVELPQLAAVEIPVAIFAVLFTIIYYNILDKGYMKKYYRESNVKIDNK; from the coding sequence ATGAATTATTTAGTGTTATTAGGTGTTTTAGTTGTAATCGTTGGTTTTGCATTAAAGCTTGATTCAATTCTAATTATTGCAGTGGCTGCAATTGTTACTGCTATTACTGGAGGAATGGGGATAGTAGAATTCTTAGATGTTTTCGGTGCAACCTTTGTTGGTTCAAGATACATGAATGTATTCTTGATTGTATTATTGCTTACAGGAACTTTGGAGAGAAATGGTTTAAGACATGCCGCTGCAAAACTTATAGGAAAGGTTAAAGGAGCTACTCCAGCTCATGTACTTGGTGTATATAGTGTCTTAAGAGGTATTTTAGGAGCTTTCAATGTTGGACTTGGTGGAGTTGCAGGATTTACTAGACCTGTGCTTATGCCTATGTGCCAAGCGTCAATCGAAACTAAAGGTTATAAAGCAAATGAAGAACATATGGATCATGTAAAAGGTATGGCATCAGGCGTTGAAAACATTGTATGGTTCTTTACTCAGGTACTTTTCATAGGTGGTTCAGGAGGATTGTTAGTAAAAGGTGCCATGGAAAGTATAGGGTATAATGTTGAACTTCCTCAGCTTGCAGCTGTTGAAATTCCAGTTGCTATTTTTGCAGTATTATTTACAATAATATATTATAATATTTTGGATAAGGGATATATGAAAAAATATTATCGTGAAAGCAATGTAAAAATAGATAATAAATAG
- a CDS encoding M14 family metallopeptidase — MRFHNKKIFKVVDSLDSEYIEKALKISFVSGFYSTSSRFPVASSENGINMENVNLEDLINVPKNNTPENYTASSDSAVYLKELNDNSKKGLESLFDKGFVLSDENNDLLADSMNVRFDIKNLNDKSVLAAACNLAFRYGMSVTSFSGNFIADEDYKGSRIVFEGTGEPLIKFTDGQAKIIHVYGKGLRLEKFTSKLCQELPEMGCGYTWTNYKEDFFNSFKLRNLDGQLSYAKTFMSSSDDEITVYAEPNLGVRYDKYKDEFKNAKFINFKGNRKIYSKEYDIKWEVDELKEVVKDELIPKLKSGSRVKIIAAVSENNDIRDKLKTEITKMLSNLGFDADIEIICAYKQGYSWISDVIVPKLKGKNVSEIKVRFKPFLPKGHTEWSEEDGSTPSYSNFGSYDENKWYDLPIRFLQELYPVDEIAARQLGISKDDIKFEAYEGFEDITYELIAFDKSGNTLLNEQYKVETYERHYISEMPGLGKVHPATGYLKAYCEGTEIINRQIRTDTDKVWEIFQNEILPESKKFVLDKYNGKVTSDNEPFFSKLEIKAELSEPNFRTGTREDMISSLDALHEDMYFVATDYYKNFGFIESGVPFEAPGLILPDLRESQGKPKLIVTLYGTEAEHAGVLKDGKLLTYKAENPEMYVDEISFNEDDELNYNIKTENCDKNMLKQYFDLMSKGVLEASEQTSYISSMSMKEYGIRCTKQTEERTEVNIERDVEIIKGIDFKEGSVIGYDDYIKIINELKKVSCLKVYIAGKSYNGRLIYAIDIIPEGETGFVSEVKSLTYNPSELINCRHHANEVSSTNASFRIIKELVCNPESRKIADNLNITIIPVENVDGTALHYELMQINPNWKFHVARFDGLSKEFFREIFNKDSIHTEAHAFGRIYKRILPDLIVDNHGVPSHEWEQQYSGYTSPSYKGFWLPRSILYGYFWPPKEDEFKDNIILCNKLQDEVSYEISLHNELKELNLEWAERFEKYAHNWMPKLFPADYYNDMIFYWIYKNHSADASYVSWRHPWINTAYFTSEVADETAQGDYLKTCTDAHFYHNMRILNVMTDVKKSYRYEYNDLNGKLILKLTRQRPILV, encoded by the coding sequence ATGAGATTTCATAATAAAAAGATATTCAAAGTAGTAGATAGTTTAGATAGTGAGTATATAGAAAAAGCACTTAAAATATCATTTGTTTCTGGATTTTATTCAACATCTTCGAGATTCCCAGTTGCATCATCAGAAAATGGAATCAATATGGAAAACGTTAACCTGGAAGATTTAATAAATGTACCTAAAAATAATACACCAGAAAATTATACTGCATCGTCAGATTCAGCTGTTTATCTGAAAGAGCTTAATGACAATAGTAAAAAAGGTCTTGAAAGTCTTTTTGATAAAGGCTTTGTGTTAAGTGATGAGAATAATGATCTACTTGCAGACAGCATGAACGTCAGATTTGATATAAAAAATCTTAATGATAAATCAGTTCTAGCTGCAGCATGTAATCTAGCTTTCAGATATGGGATGTCAGTAACATCGTTTAGTGGAAATTTTATTGCTGATGAAGATTATAAGGGCAGTAGAATAGTTTTTGAAGGAACAGGAGAACCTTTAATTAAATTTACTGATGGACAAGCAAAGATTATTCATGTATATGGAAAGGGTTTAAGACTAGAAAAATTTACTTCAAAATTGTGCCAGGAGCTTCCTGAAATGGGATGCGGATATACGTGGACAAATTACAAAGAAGATTTTTTCAATTCTTTTAAGTTAAGAAATTTGGATGGCCAGCTTAGCTATGCTAAAACTTTTATGAGTTCATCCGATGATGAAATTACTGTTTATGCTGAACCTAACTTAGGTGTAAGATATGATAAATATAAAGATGAGTTCAAAAATGCAAAATTTATTAATTTTAAAGGCAATAGAAAGATATATTCCAAGGAATATGACATAAAATGGGAAGTGGATGAGCTTAAGGAAGTAGTTAAAGATGAACTTATTCCTAAGCTTAAAAGCGGATCTAGAGTAAAAATAATAGCTGCAGTAAGTGAAAATAATGATATAAGAGATAAGCTTAAAACTGAAATAACAAAAATGCTTTCTAATTTGGGTTTTGATGCAGATATTGAAATAATCTGTGCGTATAAGCAAGGATATTCATGGATTTCAGACGTCATAGTTCCTAAGCTAAAAGGAAAAAATGTATCAGAAATAAAGGTTAGATTTAAACCTTTTCTTCCTAAAGGTCATACTGAATGGTCTGAAGAAGATGGTTCAACACCATCATATTCTAATTTTGGGAGCTACGATGAAAACAAGTGGTATGATCTTCCTATAAGATTTCTTCAAGAGTTATATCCCGTTGATGAAATTGCAGCTCGCCAGCTTGGTATTTCAAAAGATGATATCAAATTTGAAGCTTATGAAGGTTTTGAGGATATAACTTATGAGTTGATAGCTTTCGATAAATCAGGCAATACATTGCTTAACGAACAATATAAAGTTGAAACCTATGAAAGACATTATATATCAGAAATGCCTGGGCTAGGGAAAGTTCATCCTGCTACAGGATATTTAAAAGCTTACTGTGAAGGTACTGAAATAATTAATAGACAAATCAGAACAGATACAGATAAAGTATGGGAAATATTCCAAAATGAAATTCTTCCCGAAAGTAAAAAATTTGTTTTGGACAAATATAATGGTAAAGTTACAAGCGATAATGAACCTTTTTTCTCAAAATTGGAAATAAAAGCTGAACTTTCTGAACCAAATTTTAGGACAGGTACTCGTGAAGATATGATATCGTCACTTGATGCACTTCACGAAGACATGTATTTTGTTGCTACTGACTATTATAAAAATTTTGGTTTTATTGAGTCTGGAGTACCTTTTGAAGCTCCAGGATTGATTTTACCTGATTTAAGGGAATCACAAGGTAAGCCTAAGCTTATTGTTACTCTTTATGGCACAGAAGCTGAACATGCCGGTGTGTTAAAGGATGGTAAACTTTTAACATATAAAGCTGAAAATCCTGAAATGTATGTTGATGAAATAAGTTTTAATGAAGATGATGAACTGAATTACAATATTAAAACTGAAAACTGCGATAAGAATATGCTTAAACAATATTTTGATTTAATGAGTAAAGGAGTTCTTGAAGCATCCGAACAGACATCATATATTTCTTCAATGAGCATGAAGGAATATGGTATTAGATGTACTAAACAGACTGAGGAAAGGACAGAAGTAAACATTGAAAGAGATGTTGAAATAATAAAGGGTATTGATTTTAAAGAGGGCTCTGTTATAGGATATGATGATTATATAAAAATAATTAATGAACTAAAAAAAGTATCGTGTTTAAAGGTCTATATTGCAGGCAAAAGTTATAATGGAAGACTGATTTATGCGATAGATATAATCCCTGAGGGTGAAACAGGTTTTGTATCAGAAGTTAAGTCTTTGACATATAATCCTTCTGAACTTATCAATTGCCGACATCATGCAAATGAGGTATCTTCAACAAATGCTTCGTTTAGGATTATAAAAGAACTTGTATGTAATCCTGAAAGCAGAAAGATTGCAGATAATCTTAATATAACAATTATACCTGTAGAAAATGTGGACGGTACTGCACTTCATTATGAACTTATGCAAATCAATCCTAATTGGAAGTTTCATGTAGCTCGTTTTGATGGATTGAGTAAGGAATTTTTCCGTGAAATATTTAATAAGGATTCTATTCATACTGAAGCGCATGCTTTTGGTAGAATTTACAAACGAATTCTTCCTGATTTGATTGTAGATAATCACGGTGTACCTTCTCATGAGTGGGAGCAGCAGTATTCAGGATATACGTCTCCTTCATATAAAGGATTTTGGCTACCTAGATCTATTCTGTACGGATATTTTTGGCCACCTAAAGAAGATGAATTTAAAGATAATATTATTTTATGCAATAAACTACAGGATGAAGTCTCTTATGAAATTTCATTGCATAATGAACTTAAAGAGCTTAATCTTGAATGGGCTGAAAGGTTTGAGAAATATGCACATAACTGGATGCCTAAACTTTTTCCAGCAGATTATTACAATGATATGATCTTCTACTGGATTTATAAGAATCATAGTGCTGACGCTAGTTATGTTTCATGGAGACATCCGTGGATAAATACAGCTTATTTTACAAGTGAAGTAGCTGATGAAACAGCACAGGGAGATTATCTTAAGACATGTACGGATGCGCACTTTTATCACAATATGAGAATCCTAAATGTTATGACAGATGTTAAAAAATCATATAGATATGAATATAATGATTTGAATGGTAAGCTGATACTTAAATTAACGAGACAAAGACCGATACTTGTCTAG